AAGCGAGCGCCGCGCCGAAGGCAGCTCCGGCGCCCGCCGCAGCCCCGGCGGCGAGCGCACCGCTCAAGGTTGCCGCTGGCGGCGGCGCTGCGGACGATGGGGACTGGACCGAGTTCTAGGCCCTAGGACCGAGCGCATCTCCGTTACTAGGCCGCTCGTCCGAGCGCCCGAAGAACCAGCGTTTCAAGCCCTCGCGCTCGAAGGGCGCCCACTCCCCTTCTGCTTGCGCGAGGCGATCGGCCACCGCCCAGAAGGACAGGGGGTGGCTGCCGAGGCCGAAGTGGCTGCTCTCCACCCGGATGTTCTCGCTGAAGGGCGAGGTCTGCTCGATCGAGCACTGCCACGGCACGATGCCGTCCGTGCGGCTGTAGATGCAGGTGGTGGGTACCGGTGGCGGCAGGCTGGCGCGCTCCAGATCCGCCGCATCGATGGACTCCGGATGCTGGCTGGCCACCAAGGAGTAGAGCCAGGCCACGGAACTCTTCGCGTGTTCACGCACGGGACTGCCTAAGGTGATCACTTGGCGGATGTCGTCAGGCGCCATCCAGGCCAGCTCACGGGCGTACACGCCGCCGAGGCTCCACCCAACCAGACTCACCTTGCGCCGGTAACGCCGCCGCAGCTCCTGAATGCGCACCAGAATCGAGTGCTCGATCTCCCCGATCGGTCCTGTGTTCCACCCCAGCTTCCAGCGATGGGCGCGGTAACCTAGGTCCTTGAGGAAATTGCGCAGCAAGCTGGTAGACAGGCTGTTGGTCAGGAATCCAGGCAATACCAGGACAGGGTGGCCATCCCCTCGCGGCGCCTGGCGCAGCAGGGGGTAGGTGCCGAGCGTCGCGGCGATCTCCATGCCCACCCGAGCCTCGAGGGCCTGGTTCAGCAGCGACGGGCTTGAGATCTTCTCATCCGCCATCTCCATTACGCGCCCTGGCTCCCGCCCGGCACCGCACGCAAGGGAGTTGGCGCCGCCGGCCGCGCAGCGGATGCCCGCTCCTCTACCGCGGCGTCGATCTCCTCCATCGATTCGCGCAGGCACTGTTCGAAGAACTCCACGTCCGGCAGCACGGAGGGACAGGCCGTAACGCTGATCGAAAGCTCTTCGAGGTAGCTCGTGACCACGATGATCATGCCCAAGCCATCGATGATCGGCGCCGTGCCGAGAGTGCTCAGCACACGCGCGCCGTTGAAGTAGAGCGGGCGGCGCGGACCCGGCACGTTGGTGATCACCAGGTTGAAGAGCGGCGGATGGTACAGGGCCATCTGCATCCGCGAGTAGAACCGGGAGGCAGCGATGCCGAGGGTGAAGGGCACCACCTGCGCGACGTCGGACAGCGTGCGAGCGCCAATAGCCTCGGCGTAGTCCTTGTTGAGTCGCACGCTGCCGTGGACAGCCTCGAGTCGCGCCACGGGGTCTGCCTCCAAGGTGGCCAGGGAGACGATCATCGCACTCAAGCGATTGTTGTTGGCCTCCAGCACGGAGCGACGCACGGAGATCGGCACGAGGGCCGTTAGGGACTGGGCAGGCAATTCCGCATTGGCCTGCAAGTAGCGACGCAGGGCACCTGCGCAAACGGTGAGCACGACGTCGTTGAGGCTCGCCCCGGACACGAGCCCCCGCGCGGCGCGCAGAGACGCGAGCTGCAAGCGCACGGCGCCGAAGACGCGCTGCGGCTCTACGGGCACGTTGAGGCGCGTGCGTGGCCCCGTGAGGTTGACGTCCCGTTCCTTGCTGCCCTCCAGCAGCAGGTCTCGGCCCAGGTTGAGCACGCCGCCGAGCACCGAGCCTACGGTGCGCGCGACCCCGAAGGGGCGCTTTAGCAAGCCCAGCCCTGTGCTCGTGAGCAGCTGCGCCAGTGAGGGCTGCATGTCCGGCATCCAGCGCGCATGCCCCGGGAACTCACGCACCTCAGGGGTGGGATCGAGCAGGCACGTCAGCAGGTCGCGACCGCTCATGCCGTCGGCGGCAGCGTGGTGGATCTTGTGGACCACCGCAAAGGAACCCGGCGGCAGCCCCTGGATGCCGTCGAGACCCTCTACGAAGGTCAATGACCACAGGGGGCGGCGCGTGTCCAATGGCACGGAGAACAGGTGCTCGAGGAGGTGGCGCATCTCGGTCCAGCTGCGCTTACCCGGCAGGGCCATGTAGCTCACGTGTGCGTCCAGGTTGAAGTGCGGATCTTCCACCCAGAAGGGGTTGTCCAAGTCCAGCGGCACGTGCACCACGCGCCGGCGGAACACTGGGCTCACGTGCAAGCGCGATTCCACCAGAGCGCGGAAGCTTTGAAAGTCGAGACCGCGGTCGCCAGGATTGGCGGGGGCGCAGAACAGCACACCGCCGATGTGCATGGGGGCCTTGGGGGTTTCCAGGTAGAGGAAAGTGGCGTCGATACCGCTCAGTTGATCCATTCGATGTCCTCGGGGCTGAGCCCCGCTGCCGGGCGTCTCGCAGCGTCGAGACGGCCGCGGCGTCCAGCATATTCGATTGCGCTATAAGGCCGACGACATAAAGTCGTTCTGCTCGCCCTCCTTCGCCGTTTATTCTTCCAGGCTAGCTGCGAGGCCTCGTTTGATGTGGGTCTATTTTGCCGCATTGCGGCACAAATGACGAATCGGACGACCCCGACGGCAACGAACGCCGGCATATCGCGCCGAAAACGCGACCATCGTCCAACAACGGCTCGCCCGAAGGAAAGGGAACGCGCGCATGATCTACGACAGCATCATCGACACGATCGGCTCCACGCCGGTGGTGAGGCTCAACCACATCGCCCCGGAACACGTCGATCTCTACGTGAAGGTAGAGGCCTTCAACCCGGGCGCCTCGGTAAAGGACCGCTTGGCCTGGGGCATCGTGCAGGACGCCGAACGTAGCGGCGCCCTCTCCCCCGGACAGACCGTCGTCGAAGCCACCTCGGGCAACACGGGCGTGGCCCTGGCCATGGTGTGCGCGGCCCGCGGCTATCCCTTCGTCGCCGTCATGGCAGACAGCTTCTCCAAGGAGCGCCGTAAGCTAATGAAGCTACTCGGTGCCAAGGTGATCCTGACGCCCGCGGCGGAGCGCGGCACGGGCATGGTGAAAAAGGCCCAGGAGCTGTCCGAAAGGCACGGATGGTTCTGGGCCAGTCAGTTCACCAACGGCGCCAACCCTGCCTTCCACCGCAGCACTACAGGGCCGGAGATCCTGAGCGACTTCGCTGGCCGACGCCTCGACTACTGGGTCACGGGCTGGGGCACGGGCGGCACGATGTCGGGCGCGGGCGAGATGATCAAGCTGGCGCGCCCGGAGGTGACCATCGTCACCACCGAGCCGGACAACGCGCGCCTGCTCGCCGGCCAGGAGTGGCAGCCGCACAAGATTCAGGGCTGGACGCCAGACTTCGTGCCGGACGTGCTCAACCGCGAAGTCTTCGACGAGAACGTGCCCGTCTCCGACGTAGAGTCCATGGAGACCTCCCGGGCGCTTGCAGCCAAGGAGGGCATCTTCACTGGCGTCTCCGGCGGTGGCACGCTGGCGGCAGCCCTGAAGGTGGCGGCCAAGGCTAGCCCGGGCAGCGTTATCCTGGCCATGCTGCCGGACACCGCCGAGCGCTACTACACCACGCCGCTATTCGGCGACATCAGTGAGGACTCGGACGACGAGTGGCTCGCGGACCAGCCCACGATCTAAGTCCGGCCCACTTCGCCACCTGCCGCCGCCGCGACTCCGCTAGACTTGTCCCCCGATCCCGGGCCCGCCGCCAGGCAGGCCCGGCTTTCCCGTGGCCACCAGGGGCAGACCAGCATGACAAGTAAGACCTCTATCGGCCTGGCGGCGGCCCGCCGCGTGGCCGAAGCCGCCGAAGAGGAAGCCGTCGCCAACGACTGGCCGGTGGTCATCGCTGTGTTGGACGATGGTGGACACATCATCTACCTGCAGCGCGACGATCGCGTGCAGCTCGGCAGCGTCGATGTGGCCATCGCCAAGGCACGCAGCGCGGTGCTGTTCAAGCGCCCAACAGCCGCCTTCGAGGAGTTAGTCGGCTCCGGCCGCCAAGGCTACCTCGCCATGCCCGGCGTTGTGGCGGTGGAAGGGGGCGTACCCCTCGAGGTGGACGGCACCGTGGTAGGCGCCATCGGCATCAGCGGCGTGCGCTCCCAGCAGGACGGTCAAATCGCCAGAGCTGGGGCTGCCGTCCTCGCCAGCAAGCAATAACACCAGGGGGAATACAGAATATGCTCATCGGGGTGCCTAAGGAAATCAAGAACCGAGAGTTTCGTGCCGGCCTCACGCCCGCCAGCGTGCGTGAGATCGTCATGCACGGCCATCAGGTGGTGGTAGAGACACAGCTTGGCGCGGGCATTCGCCTGACCGACGAGGACTATCGTCACGCGGGCGCCACCGTGGCGGAAACGGCCGCCGAGGTGTTTGCTCAAGCCGATATGGTCGTGAAGGTAAAGGAGCCGCAGCTGCCCGAGTGCGCCATGCTGCGCGAGGGCCAGCTGCTGTTCACCTACCTGCATCTAGCGGCAGCGGCCGAGATCACCGAAGCGCTGATCCGCAGCGGCAGCAGCTCGGTCGCCTACGAGACCATCACCGGCCCCGGCGGATCCCTCCCGCTCTTGGCGCCGATGAGCGAAGTCGCAGGTCGCCTATCGATTCAGGCCGGTGCCCACGCGCTGGAGCGCGCTCAGGGCGGCAGCGGCACCTTGCTCGGCGGCGTGCCCGGCGTGGCGCCGGCGAAGGTGTTGATCATCGGCGGCGGCATCGTGGGCGACA
This is a stretch of genomic DNA from Pseudomonadota bacterium. It encodes these proteins:
- the cysK gene encoding cysteine synthase A, translated to MIYDSIIDTIGSTPVVRLNHIAPEHVDLYVKVEAFNPGASVKDRLAWGIVQDAERSGALSPGQTVVEATSGNTGVALAMVCAARGYPFVAVMADSFSKERRKLMKLLGAKVILTPAAERGTGMVKKAQELSERHGWFWASQFTNGANPAFHRSTTGPEILSDFAGRRLDYWVTGWGTGGTMSGAGEMIKLARPEVTIVTTEPDNARLLAGQEWQPHKIQGWTPDFVPDVLNREVFDENVPVSDVESMETSRALAAKEGIFTGVSGGGTLAAALKVAAKASPGSVILAMLPDTAERYYTTPLFGDISEDSDDEWLADQPTI
- a CDS encoding alpha/beta hydrolase, producing MEMADEKISSPSLLNQALEARVGMEIAATLGTYPLLRQAPRGDGHPVLVLPGFLTNSLSTSLLRNFLKDLGYRAHRWKLGWNTGPIGEIEHSILVRIQELRRRYRRKVSLVGWSLGGVYARELAWMAPDDIRQVITLGSPVREHAKSSVAWLYSLVASQHPESIDAADLERASLPPPVPTTCIYSRTDGIVPWQCSIEQTSPFSENIRVESSHFGLGSHPLSFWAVADRLAQAEGEWAPFEREGLKRWFFGRSDERPSNGDALGPRA
- a CDS encoding wax ester/triacylglycerol synthase family O-acyltransferase, with the protein product MDQLSGIDATFLYLETPKAPMHIGGVLFCAPANPGDRGLDFQSFRALVESRLHVSPVFRRRVVHVPLDLDNPFWVEDPHFNLDAHVSYMALPGKRSWTEMRHLLEHLFSVPLDTRRPLWSLTFVEGLDGIQGLPPGSFAVVHKIHHAAADGMSGRDLLTCLLDPTPEVREFPGHARWMPDMQPSLAQLLTSTGLGLLKRPFGVARTVGSVLGGVLNLGRDLLLEGSKERDVNLTGPRTRLNVPVEPQRVFGAVRLQLASLRAARGLVSGASLNDVVLTVCAGALRRYLQANAELPAQSLTALVPISVRRSVLEANNNRLSAMIVSLATLEADPVARLEAVHGSVRLNKDYAEAIGARTLSDVAQVVPFTLGIAASRFYSRMQMALYHPPLFNLVITNVPGPRRPLYFNGARVLSTLGTAPIIDGLGMIIVVTSYLEELSISVTACPSVLPDVEFFEQCLRESMEEIDAAVEERASAARPAAPTPLRAVPGGSQGA
- a CDS encoding heme-binding protein yields the protein MTSKTSIGLAAARRVAEAAEEEAVANDWPVVIAVLDDGGHIIYLQRDDRVQLGSVDVAIAKARSAVLFKRPTAAFEELVGSGRQGYLAMPGVVAVEGGVPLEVDGTVVGAIGISGVRSQQDGQIARAGAAVLASKQ